The nucleotide window CACGATCGGGCCCACGATCCAGAACAGCAGGATGATGAAGACCCAGGCCACCTTCGGAAGGTGCTTGGTCTCGTCCTCCGGGGTGTTCAGACAGTCGATGAACGCGTAGATCGTCAGTGCCAGCGGCAGGAGGTAGATCAAGGCCCTGAGCATGGTGGAAGGGTCCCCCGAGGAGAGGTGAGGGGGCGCGGTGTCCCGCCCCGGTGACGGGCCAAGGGTAGCGGGTGGCCGATACTGGGGAGCATGGCTTACGACGATCTTCGCTCCCTGCTCCGGGCTCTGGAGCGCGAGGGCGATCTCAAGCGCATCAAGGCCGAGGTCGACCCCCACCTGGAGGTCGGCGAGATCGTCGACCGGGTGAACAAGGCGGGCGGGCCGGCCCTGCTCTTCGAGAACGTCAAGGGGGCGACCATGCCCCTGGCCATGAACGTCTTCGGGACGGACCGGCGGCTCCTGAAGGCGCTCGGGCTGACGTCGTACGCCGAGATCAGCGACAAGATCGGCGGGCTGCTCAAGCCTGAACTGCCGCACGGTTTCGTCGGGGTCCGCGAGGCGTTCGGGAAGCTCGGCTCGATGGTGCACGTGCCGCCGAAGAAGGTGAAGTCCGAGCAGGCCCCCGTCCAGGAGGTCGTCCTCACCGGCGACGACGTGGACCTGGAGCAGCTGCCCGCGCTCTTCACCTGGCCGAAGGACGGCGGTTCGTTCTTCAACCTGGGGCTCACGCACACCAAGCACCCCGAGACCGGTATCCGGAATCTGGGGCTCTACCGCCTCCAGCGCCATGACAAGCGCACCATCGGTATGCACTGGCAGATCCACAAGGACAGCCACAACCACTACCAGGTCGCAGCGAAGCGCGGTGAGCGGCTGCCCGTCGCCATCGCGTTCGGGGCGCCGCCCGCCGTGACGTACGCCTCCACCGCGCCGCTGCCCGGCGACATCGACGAGTACCTCTTCGCCGGCTTCATCCAGGGCAAGCGGATCGAGATGGTCGACTGCAAGACCGTGCCGCTCCAGGTCCCGGCGAACGCCGAGGTCGTCATCGAGGGGTGGCTGGAGCCGGGGGAGATGCTGCCGGAGGGGCCGTTCGGTGACCACACCGGCTTCTACACGCCGCAGGAACCGTTCCCCGCGCTGACGATCGACTGCGTGACCATGCGGAAGCGCCCGCTGATCCAGTCGATCGTGGTGGGCCGGCCGCCGACCGAGGACGGGCCGCTGGGCCGGGCCACGGAGCGGTTCTTCCTTCCGCTCCTGAAGATCATCGTGCCGGACATCGTGGACTACCACCTGCCCGAGGCGGGCGGTTTCCACAACTGCGCGATCGTCTCGATCGACAAGAAGTACCCGAAGCACGCGCAGAAGGTCATGAGTGCCGTCTGGGGCGCGCACATGATGTCGCTGACCAAACTGATCGTGATCGTGGACTCCGACTGCGATGTCCACGACCTCCACGAGGTGGCCTGGCGGGCGCTCGGCAACACCGACTACGCACGGGACCTGACCGTCGCCGAGGGCCCGGTCGATCACCTCGACCACGCCTCCTACCAGCAGTTCTGGGGCGGCAAGGCGGGTATCGACGCGACGAGGAAGTGGCCCGGGGAGGGCTACACCCGGGATGGCGGCTGGCCCGAGATGGTCGAGTCCGACCCGGGGACGGCCGCGAAGGTCGACCGCCGCTGGAAGGAGTACGGCCTGTGAGCGCCGCGGCCGCCTCGCTGCCCCGGCCCGGCAGGACGAAGGCGTTCCTCCGGCTCGTGATGATCGAGCACTCGGTCTTCGCACTGCCCTTCGCGTACATCGCCGCGCTGACCGCGATGTTCCAGCTGGACGAGAACATCCACTGGGGCACACTGCTGCTCGTCACGCTCGCGATGGTCGGGCTGCGTACGTTCGCGATGGCCGCCAACCGGATCATCGACCGGGAGATCGACGCCCGCAATCCCCGTACCGCGAGCCGTGAGCTGGTCACCGGCGCGGTGTCGGTGAAGTCGGCGTGGACCGGGGCCCTCGTGGCGCTCGCCGTGTTCCTCGGTGCGGCGGCCCTGCTGAACCCGCTCTGTCTGATGCTGGCGCCGCTCGCCGTGGTGCCGATGGTCGTCTATCCGTACGGCAAGCGGTTCACGGACTTCCCGCACGCCATCCTGGGTCTCGCCCAGGCCATGGGGCCGATCGGCGCCTGGATCGCGGTGACGGGCAGCTGGTCGTGGGACGCGGTGATCCTGGGGCTGGCCGTCGGGATCTGGATCGGCGGATTCGATCTGATCTTCGCGTGCCAGGACGTGCAGGCGGACCGCGCGCACGGGGTGCGTTCGTTCCCCGCGCGCTTCGGGATTCCGGCGGCGCTGTGGGGCGCGCGGGTCTGCCACGTGGTGACGACCGGGATGCTGGTCTGGTTCGGCCTCGCGACGGGGGCGGGGCTGCTCTACTGGATCGGCATGGTGATCGTCGCCGTGGCCTTCGTGTACGAGCACCGGGTGGTGCGTCCGCACGATCTGTCCCGGCTCAACCGTGCGTTCTTCTCGGTGAACGGGTTCATCGGCATGGCGCTGTTCGCCTGCGCGCTGCTGGATCTGCTGGTGCGCGGCCTCACGCCGTGACGGTGGTGGCGGGATCGCGGGGGCGGCGGAAGACGAAGGCCGCCGCCACCCCGCCGGTCAGCCCGAAGAGGTGGCCCTGCCAGCTGATGCCCGATTCGGTCGGCAGGACGCCCCAGAGGATCGAGCCGTAGACCGCGGCGATGATCACACCGGTCACGATGTCGAGCGGGCGCCGGTCCACGAAGCCGCGGACCAGCAGATAGCCGAAGAGGCCGAAGACCACACCGGACGCACCGAGTGTGACGGTGTGGGAGGGGGCGGTCAGCCAGACGCCCAGGCCGCCGGTCACGATGACGGTGAGGACGACGGCGGCGAACCGGCGCAGTCCGGCGAGCGCCGCGATGAAGCCGAGGACCAGCAGCGGGACGCTGTTGGACGCCACGTGGTTCCAGCCGCTGTGCAGGAACGCGGACGGCACGACGTCGAGCAGTTCGGACGGCTCGCGCGGGCTGATCCCGTAGGTGTCGAGTGAGTGGCCCGTCGCCGTGTCGACGCCTTCCAGCGCCCACAGCAGGGCGACCCAGCCCAGCATGAGGACGCCGGCCGCGACGGCCCGTGGGCCGGTGCCCGTGCCGGTGGCGGAGTTACGGATGCCGGTCATGGCTCCCCCTTGTCCTGGGCCCGCGGGGTCCTGGCCCTCATCTGTCGGAACGCCCCGGGGCCCTGGCTCGGTTCCTGATGCGGGGTGGCGGATAGGCTCATGGTTGTGAAATCCGGGACTTCGATGAGCCAACAGCAGCGGCGGCCTTGGATTGTCGGGGTGTCCGGCGCGTCCGGTACCCCGTTCGCGGCCTCGGTTCTGCGCGGGCTGCTGGCCGCCGGGGAGAGCGTCGACCTCGTGGTCAGCCGTGCCTCGCGGCTGACCCTGCTGGACGAGACCGGGATCGCCTTCCGGGACGCGCACTGGCGTGAGGATCTGCGCGGCTGGCTGGCCCGGGGGGCGGACGGGAAGCCGGACACCTTCGCGGTGAGCGAGGAGGGTCTCGACGGCGTGCGGCACTGGGCGGCCGGTGACCTGGCGGCCGGGCCTTCCTCGGGGTCGTACCCGGCGAAGGGGATGCTGATCGTTCCGGCGTCGACGGCCTGTGTGGCCGGGGTGGCGCTGGGTCTGTCGAAGGATCTGCTCCAGCGGGCCGCGAGCGTGACGCTCAAGGAGCGGCGGAAGCTGGTCGTCGTGGTGCGCGAGACGCCGCTGAGTGGTCAGACGCTGAAGCAGATGGTCGCGCTGGACGAGGCGGGCGCCGTGGTGCTGCCCGCCTCTCCGGCGTTCTACGCGGGTGCGACGCACATCCAGGATCTGGTGGATTTCGTCGCGGGGCGGGTGCTGGACGCCGCAGGGGTGCCGCATCAGCTCTACCGCCGCTGGGAGGGGGAGCTCGGTGGCTCCCGTTCCTCGTAGCGGGTGGGTGTCAGCGCCGCTTCTTGGGTGCGCGCGGGGTCCGGGCCTTGTCGATCCGGTACGCGGCGGCGGGCTGGTGGGCACGCGAGCGGTTGGCCAGGTCCTGCAGCTCGCGCATCCGGACGTAGGTCATCTCGATCGAGTACACGGTGAAGATCACTCCTGAAGATTCGAAAGCGTTTCTTGGATGTTCTGGAAGATTTGCAGGCTTTGAAGCCTGCATGCCTTAGATTCTATACGTAATCTTGCGGTACTGCTGAACAATGGAAGGTTTCAGTCATATGGACGCGGTGGACAGGCAGCTCATCCAGGCCCTCAGAGAGA belongs to Streptomyces finlayi and includes:
- the mqnP gene encoding menaquinone biosynthesis prenyltransferase MqnP encodes the protein MSAAAASLPRPGRTKAFLRLVMIEHSVFALPFAYIAALTAMFQLDENIHWGTLLLVTLAMVGLRTFAMAANRIIDREIDARNPRTASRELVTGAVSVKSAWTGALVALAVFLGAAALLNPLCLMLAPLAVVPMVVYPYGKRFTDFPHAILGLAQAMGPIGAWIAVTGSWSWDAVILGLAVGIWIGGFDLIFACQDVQADRAHGVRSFPARFGIPAALWGARVCHVVTTGMLVWFGLATGAGLLYWIGMVIVAVAFVYEHRVVRPHDLSRLNRAFFSVNGFIGMALFACALLDLLVRGLTP
- a CDS encoding UbiX family flavin prenyltransferase, whose protein sequence is MSQQQRRPWIVGVSGASGTPFAASVLRGLLAAGESVDLVVSRASRLTLLDETGIAFRDAHWREDLRGWLARGADGKPDTFAVSEEGLDGVRHWAAGDLAAGPSSGSYPAKGMLIVPASTACVAGVALGLSKDLLQRAASVTLKERRKLVVVVRETPLSGQTLKQMVALDEAGAVVLPASPAFYAGATHIQDLVDFVAGRVLDAAGVPHQLYRRWEGELGGSRSS
- a CDS encoding menaquinone biosynthesis decarboxylase; the protein is MAYDDLRSLLRALEREGDLKRIKAEVDPHLEVGEIVDRVNKAGGPALLFENVKGATMPLAMNVFGTDRRLLKALGLTSYAEISDKIGGLLKPELPHGFVGVREAFGKLGSMVHVPPKKVKSEQAPVQEVVLTGDDVDLEQLPALFTWPKDGGSFFNLGLTHTKHPETGIRNLGLYRLQRHDKRTIGMHWQIHKDSHNHYQVAAKRGERLPVAIAFGAPPAVTYASTAPLPGDIDEYLFAGFIQGKRIEMVDCKTVPLQVPANAEVVIEGWLEPGEMLPEGPFGDHTGFYTPQEPFPALTIDCVTMRKRPLIQSIVVGRPPTEDGPLGRATERFFLPLLKIIVPDIVDYHLPEAGGFHNCAIVSIDKKYPKHAQKVMSAVWGAHMMSLTKLIVIVDSDCDVHDLHEVAWRALGNTDYARDLTVAEGPVDHLDHASYQQFWGGKAGIDATRKWPGEGYTRDGGWPEMVESDPGTAAKVDRRWKEYGL
- a CDS encoding rhomboid family intramembrane serine protease — encoded protein: MTGIRNSATGTGTGPRAVAAGVLMLGWVALLWALEGVDTATGHSLDTYGISPREPSELLDVVPSAFLHSGWNHVASNSVPLLVLGFIAALAGLRRFAAVVLTVIVTGGLGVWLTAPSHTVTLGASGVVFGLFGYLLVRGFVDRRPLDIVTGVIIAAVYGSILWGVLPTESGISWQGHLFGLTGGVAAAFVFRRPRDPATTVTA